A portion of the Candidatus Bathyarchaeota archaeon genome contains these proteins:
- a CDS encoding CoB--CoM heterodisulfide reductase iron-sulfur subunit B family protein translates to MKVAVYWGCKIPTAQYGYEMSVRQVFPYFNIELVDLKGASCCGGPVRSINISAAMYLSARNLALAGQTGLDDLLVPCNECHFMLSEAKHRIDDDEEMHRKMEELLKEEGLQYPSKVKIWHVVDLLHDKVKIDAVKANVKKPLKGLKFAVHPGCQIIRPSEIGRVDNAENPRKLDALVKALGAETVDYSEKLDCCGAALLNSHKDAALSLAGSKLKAVQACSVDGLVDTCPYCHIMYDAKQKEAADTVGGKLSLSVLYYTQLLGLALGIEKEKLGLHLNQSFNPEDPKFK, encoded by the coding sequence ATGAAAGTCGCAGTTTATTGGGGATGCAAAATCCCAACAGCACAATATGGTTATGAAATGTCAGTTAGGCAAGTTTTTCCATATTTCAACATCGAGCTCGTTGACTTGAAAGGGGCGTCTTGTTGCGGAGGACCCGTGAGAAGCATCAACATTTCTGCTGCCATGTATCTTTCTGCAAGAAACTTGGCTCTTGCAGGCCAAACTGGCCTAGATGACCTGCTCGTGCCCTGTAACGAATGCCACTTCATGCTGAGCGAAGCGAAGCACCGAATAGACGATGATGAAGAGATGCACAGGAAGATGGAGGAATTGCTTAAAGAAGAGGGACTTCAATACCCCTCTAAGGTTAAAATCTGGCACGTTGTTGACTTGCTCCACGACAAGGTTAAGATCGATGCAGTAAAAGCCAACGTCAAGAAGCCACTTAAAGGCTTGAAGTTCGCGGTGCATCCTGGGTGCCAAATTATTAGACCGAGCGAAATCGGACGAGTGGACAATGCGGAAAATCCGAGAAAACTGGATGCCTTGGTTAAAGCTCTTGGAGCTGAGACCGTAGATTATTCAGAGAAGCTGGATTGTTGCGGGGCGGCTTTGCTGAATTCACATAAGGATGCGGCGTTGAGTCTTGCTGGCTCTAAACTGAAGGCAGTTCAAGCTTGTAGCGTGGATGGACTTGTGGATACCTGCCCTTATTGTCATATAATGTATGATGCCAAGCAGAAAGAAGCTGCGGACACAGTAGGTGGCAAGCTTTCCCTATCAGTGCTTTACTATACTCAGCTTTTGGGACTTGCCCTTGGAATTGAAAAAGAAAAACTCGGGCTGCATCTAAACCAAAGTTTCAACCCAGAGGATCCTAAATTCAAATAA
- a CDS encoding acyl-CoA/acyl-ACP dehydrogenase: MVNFSFTEEQELFRNALQEWCRKFLPLDKIREMDTKGEIPQSLVRDMANLGLLIMTAPEEHGGTGGDWVTACIAAEELGYADISIAIPVFWLVESSWGYVVDKYCSGQVREDVIRKAIKGDAFIGIASTEASGGSDVAAFRSTAKKQGDKWVLNGEKTYISGTEEAKKWGGGFFVNARTSPAPPGAAHRGMTGFYLPMDALGVEINKRFEDMGRMAISTGGFVMKNVQLPEHHLIGEVDKGFYLTMEGFDCARILIGAVCLGAARRALDLGMEYIKERRAFGRPIGKFEGIQFELADDWAELEALRSLVYRTAWMMDKRYKEKRFTPLEVAQMISACKLKAPHFAFDVCKHVMLWFGAYGYTKECPVEMGLRGIMSYCVGAEGATNIQRVVIARELLGKEYMAHK, from the coding sequence ATGGTAAATTTCAGCTTTACAGAAGAGCAAGAACTTTTCCGCAACGCACTGCAGGAATGGTGCAGAAAATTTCTGCCCTTAGATAAAATTAGGGAAATGGACACCAAAGGGGAAATCCCCCAATCATTAGTAAGAGATATGGCAAACCTTGGCTTGCTAATCATGACTGCTCCAGAGGAGCATGGTGGAACCGGTGGTGATTGGGTTACGGCGTGTATCGCAGCTGAAGAGTTGGGTTATGCTGATATCAGCATCGCAATTCCTGTCTTCTGGCTTGTAGAATCATCTTGGGGATACGTTGTTGACAAATACTGCAGCGGACAAGTCAGAGAAGATGTCATACGAAAAGCCATCAAAGGAGACGCTTTCATCGGCATAGCCTCCACAGAAGCAAGCGGCGGATCAGACGTTGCAGCCTTCCGGTCCACCGCTAAAAAGCAAGGAGACAAATGGGTTCTTAACGGTGAAAAAACCTATATTAGCGGAACTGAAGAGGCTAAGAAGTGGGGTGGAGGCTTTTTCGTCAACGCGAGAACTTCACCTGCACCACCAGGAGCAGCCCATCGAGGCATGACTGGGTTCTACTTACCCATGGATGCCCTTGGAGTTGAAATTAACAAACGCTTTGAAGACATGGGAAGAATGGCTATTTCAACAGGTGGTTTTGTGATGAAGAACGTGCAGTTGCCAGAACATCACCTTATTGGCGAGGTTGATAAAGGCTTTTACTTAACTATGGAAGGATTCGACTGCGCCCGCATTCTAATCGGTGCCGTGTGTTTGGGTGCTGCAAGACGAGCATTAGATTTGGGTATGGAGTATATTAAGGAACGGCGAGCCTTCGGGCGTCCTATTGGTAAGTTTGAAGGCATACAATTCGAGTTGGCAGATGACTGGGCAGAACTAGAAGCCTTACGGTCGCTTGTTTACAGAACTGCTTGGATGATGGACAAGCGATACAAAGAAAAACGATTCACACCGCTTGAGGTTGCACAGATGATTTCCGCGTGCAAACTAAAGGCTCCGCACTTCGCTTTTGATGTTTGCAAACATGTCATGCTATGGTTTGGCGCATACGGCTATACAAAAGAGTGTCCTGTGGAGATGGGGTTGAGAGGTATAATGTCCTACTGCGTCGGCGCTGAAGGAGCAACAAACATTCAACGAGTAGTCATAGCGAGGGAACTGCTGGGAAAGGAATACATGGCACATAAGTAG
- a CDS encoding electron transfer flavoprotein subunit alpha/FixB family protein codes for MSEHKGVWVFSENYDLMLELLAGGNPLAANLKTELVAVLLGSEVGSKAEEIIKYGADRVFVVDHPRLKGFQTETCLSALTNLVVNNKPEILLIGSTKDGKELASRLAARLETGCTPDCSQLFINEEGRLVTKRIVYSGNAIVTATYRKKPQIATVPLKTFEKLEPKERSGEIANVDVDIEEPKLEVVGVNEIEVADVKIEEARIAVCGGRGIEKKEDFKPLKELAQLLGGQVGNTRPLAEDRKWFTGWVGLSGKKIKPTLYIGCGISGMIQHVAGMRDSQVVVAINKDPEAAIFEVADYVVVGDLYEIVPAIVDALKKALGM; via the coding sequence ATGAGCGAACATAAGGGTGTTTGGGTTTTTTCTGAGAATTATGATCTGATGCTGGAACTGTTAGCCGGCGGAAACCCCCTTGCAGCTAACCTTAAGACAGAACTCGTAGCTGTGTTGCTTGGAAGCGAAGTGGGAAGCAAGGCAGAGGAGATTATTAAGTATGGTGCTGACAGAGTCTTCGTAGTTGACCACCCCCGCTTAAAAGGCTTCCAAACAGAAACATGTTTGAGCGCTCTAACAAACCTCGTTGTCAATAACAAGCCTGAGATTCTTCTCATCGGATCTACAAAGGATGGAAAGGAGCTAGCTTCCCGTCTTGCTGCAAGGCTTGAAACTGGATGCACTCCAGATTGTAGTCAACTATTCATCAACGAGGAGGGACGGCTTGTGACTAAGAGAATCGTGTACAGTGGCAACGCCATCGTCACAGCTACATATCGTAAAAAACCGCAAATAGCAACAGTACCACTTAAAACGTTCGAAAAGCTGGAGCCAAAAGAAAGGAGCGGTGAGATAGCAAATGTTGATGTTGACATTGAGGAGCCAAAGTTGGAAGTTGTGGGAGTCAACGAGATAGAAGTGGCTGACGTGAAAATTGAAGAGGCGCGCATAGCTGTCTGCGGCGGAAGAGGAATTGAAAAGAAAGAAGACTTTAAGCCACTTAAAGAGCTCGCTCAACTTCTCGGCGGTCAAGTTGGCAACACGAGACCGTTAGCTGAAGACCGAAAATGGTTCACGGGATGGGTGGGATTGTCTGGAAAGAAAATCAAGCCGACACTTTACATAGGCTGCGGCATCAGCGGCATGATTCAACACGTGGCGGGGATGCGAGACTCGCAGGTGGTTGTGGCAATTAATAAGGATCCTGAAGCAGCTATCTTTGAGGTTGCTGACTATGTTGTTGTTGGAGACCTGTACGAAATAGTGCCAGCGATAGTTGATGCATTGAAGAAAGCATTAGGTATGTAA
- a CDS encoding electron transfer flavoprotein subunit beta/FixA family protein — protein sequence MSSESAKKGLKIIVCLKQAIDVGQLKADTSTHRLVTAGVSRKISDFDKNALEEAVHLKEKLGGEVITVTVSVEDAKTSVREALAMGADKGYFVNDEALRDSDTLATSIVLAEAIKKIGQFDLVLCGEASIDGFSAQVGPRLAELLKIPVITYARKIALEGNVVTVERALEDRYETVKAKTPAIVTVTKEINESRIPSLMAIMKASKKEIITWKLADINVQPGKVGETGSGVKIMDVLAPKVERKGVMIEGENPAEIAEKLVKALIQEGVVGR from the coding sequence TTGAGTTCAGAAAGTGCCAAGAAAGGGCTGAAAATCATAGTTTGTCTTAAACAAGCAATAGACGTTGGCCAACTGAAGGCAGATACTTCCACACATCGATTAGTCACAGCTGGTGTGTCACGGAAAATTAGTGATTTTGACAAGAATGCGTTAGAGGAAGCTGTTCACCTTAAGGAAAAGCTTGGCGGCGAAGTCATAACAGTTACCGTGAGCGTGGAAGACGCCAAGACCTCAGTTCGTGAAGCTTTGGCGATGGGAGCTGACAAAGGATATTTCGTCAACGATGAGGCTTTGCGAGATTCTGACACATTGGCAACTTCAATTGTGTTAGCAGAAGCGATAAAGAAAATCGGTCAGTTTGACCTTGTTCTTTGCGGTGAAGCGTCTATCGACGGTTTTTCAGCTCAAGTTGGCCCGCGTCTCGCTGAGCTACTGAAAATCCCTGTGATCACGTACGCTCGTAAAATCGCTTTAGAAGGCAACGTTGTAACTGTGGAGCGTGCTCTTGAAGATCGCTATGAGACAGTAAAAGCTAAGACGCCTGCAATAGTGACGGTAACCAAAGAGATTAACGAGTCGCGGATTCCTTCACTTATGGCGATAATGAAAGCTTCTAAAAAGGAAATCATAACTTGGAAGCTTGCAGACATCAATGTTCAACCTGGAAAAGTTGGAGAAACTGGATCTGGCGTCAAGATCATGGATGTTTTGGCGCCTAAGGTAGAACGGAAAGGGGTCATGATTGAAGGAGAAAATCCTGCTGAGATTGCAGAGAAACTGGTGAAAGCGCTCATTCAGGAAGGTGTAGTAGGGAGATAG
- a CDS encoding MFS transporter: MSKNPVLKPFATSLGTPEALLGIVAAASTVPGILVSFPAGWLSDVLGRRKLLLASGIVFASAPFLYLFVFSWWQLVLVRFYHGFATAIFVPVSNATIAELFPAKKGEKISTFSSATILGRSIAPLLGGSILFITANNYHELYIIVGAAGVISLFTALMFLKEIASTSSIKHSKVRQGKKIRVFQDWSKIAKNKGILVVGLLEASQYYTFGAFEFFLVGYLQDIATMNIFLIGIILGAQLITISLTKPFMGKLSDKTGRRTPIIAGSLIASFPLIVIPLTVHFLLLLALSIMYGLGFSLVTSSTPALVSELTQKESYGAAMGFLATIMDIGQTIGPIVSGIILASTLKYIGLFGSLGIVILTTTGIFFTTKTGKT; the protein is encoded by the coding sequence ATGTCAAAGAATCCTGTTCTGAAACCATTTGCAACAAGTCTAGGCACGCCAGAAGCATTATTGGGCATTGTTGCTGCGGCTTCCACGGTTCCTGGAATCCTTGTAAGCTTTCCTGCTGGTTGGCTTTCTGACGTGCTTGGGCGAAGAAAACTTTTGTTAGCGTCTGGTATTGTCTTTGCTTCTGCCCCTTTTCTATATCTCTTCGTGTTTTCTTGGTGGCAACTTGTCTTAGTGCGTTTTTACCATGGTTTTGCAACAGCCATCTTTGTTCCAGTTTCAAACGCAACAATTGCAGAATTATTCCCAGCAAAAAAAGGCGAGAAAATCTCAACATTTTCTTCCGCAACCATTCTAGGAAGAAGCATTGCCCCTCTCCTTGGAGGTTCAATTCTATTCATCACGGCCAACAACTATCACGAGTTATATATCATTGTTGGAGCAGCGGGTGTTATTTCTCTATTTACAGCCTTAATGTTTCTTAAAGAAATCGCTTCAACAAGCTCGATCAAACATTCAAAGGTAAGACAAGGGAAGAAAATTAGAGTTTTTCAAGATTGGAGCAAAATCGCAAAAAACAAGGGAATTCTAGTGGTAGGTCTCTTAGAAGCTTCTCAATACTATACTTTCGGAGCATTTGAATTCTTTTTGGTTGGGTATCTTCAAGATATTGCAACGATGAACATTTTCCTGATAGGCATAATTTTAGGAGCACAGCTTATCACAATTTCGCTCACAAAACCTTTCATGGGCAAACTATCAGACAAAACTGGAAGAAGAACGCCAATTATTGCAGGATCGTTGATCGCTAGCTTTCCATTAATTGTCATCCCTCTCACAGTTCACTTTCTCTTGCTCTTAGCGCTCTCCATAATGTATGGGCTAGGATTCTCTTTAGTAACCTCGTCAACACCAGCACTAGTATCTGAATTAACTCAAAAAGAAAGCTACGGCGCAGCCATGGGATTCCTAGCCACGATAATGGATATCGGCCAAACCATCGGACCAATTGTGTCAGGAATAATACTCGCATCAACCCTGAAATATATCGGCCTATTCGGATCCCTCGGCATAGTAATCCTCACCACTACAGGAATATTCTTTACAACTAAAACAGGCAAAACCTAG
- a CDS encoding inorganic diphosphatase, with protein MNLWRDVSSGDRPPNLVNVVVEVISGSRDKYIYDFEWEAFVLDRVLHSSVVFPVEYGFIPQTWFDDNDPLDIMVLSYEPLEVGCVVRTRLIGVLIMEDEEGEDPKILAVPTGDPRFDGYNDLTDVHPHKLRDIREFFEVYKTLEPKKWVRFREWRNAEEAKKIVNYAIKLFTKRFSKQK; from the coding sequence ATGAACTTATGGCGTGATGTTTCATCTGGTGACAGGCCTCCTAACTTGGTTAATGTGGTTGTGGAGGTAATAAGCGGGTCTCGAGACAAGTATATATACGATTTTGAATGGGAAGCCTTTGTGCTGGATAGAGTGTTGCACTCCTCAGTTGTCTTTCCTGTAGAATATGGTTTTATTCCTCAAACCTGGTTCGACGATAACGATCCATTGGATATTATGGTTCTAAGTTACGAGCCCCTTGAAGTCGGTTGCGTCGTCAGAACTCGATTAATCGGCGTCTTAATCATGGAAGACGAAGAAGGAGAAGACCCAAAAATCTTAGCCGTTCCCACAGGCGACCCAAGGTTTGATGGCTATAATGACCTAACAGATGTTCACCCCCATAAACTACGAGATATCCGAGAATTCTTTGAAGTTTATAAGACATTAGAGCCGAAAAAATGGGTAAGATTTAGAGAATGGCGAAATGCTGAAGAAGCGAAGAAGATTGTCAACTACGCAATCAAACTTTTTACAAAGAGGTTCTCAAAGCAAAAATGA
- a CDS encoding M48 family metalloprotease, whose translation MARLAQLKLSMTISILLVSVIFTVFLGVIMYILGLHPIWAFIATIFFLLLQYLIGPAIVRGSTHLRYLKSGENPWLESTVKELTQKSGIPMPKLAIVPDKTPNAFIFGRTAGDATLAVHEGLLEKLNKDEIKAVIGHELGHIKHKDYLVMTMLSALPLLAFWIAWGTFEAGRWSSSGSRDKKEGGLKAALFIVALISYIVYIVTLLCVMGLSRKREHYADAYSAYITGQPRQLQSALAKITYGLSLSPKPTTSARTFYIGDPAMAKQECQGIIKRKDAYDLDRDGVLDERELQLAMEKETKSTWTTINKWFSTHPPTFKRILMLREIEDEMTTGRYSSSRIYTNI comes from the coding sequence TTGGCAAGGCTAGCACAATTGAAACTTTCCATGACTATATCCATCCTTCTCGTCAGCGTAATCTTCACCGTTTTCCTAGGAGTAATTATGTACATACTGGGGCTTCATCCAATATGGGCTTTTATCGCTACCATATTCTTCCTTCTGCTACAGTATCTCATTGGACCGGCGATCGTAAGAGGCTCCACACATCTGCGCTACTTGAAATCAGGCGAAAACCCATGGCTAGAATCAACAGTGAAGGAACTAACCCAAAAAAGCGGCATTCCCATGCCCAAACTAGCAATAGTCCCAGATAAAACACCAAACGCCTTCATTTTTGGAAGAACAGCCGGCGACGCCACTCTTGCAGTGCATGAGGGGTTGCTTGAAAAACTGAATAAAGATGAAATAAAAGCAGTTATCGGTCATGAACTTGGCCACATCAAACACAAAGACTATCTAGTTATGACTATGCTTTCAGCATTACCGCTCCTTGCTTTCTGGATTGCTTGGGGAACATTTGAGGCTGGAAGATGGAGCAGCAGCGGTTCTCGCGATAAGAAGGAAGGCGGTCTTAAAGCGGCGCTTTTCATCGTCGCCTTAATATCATACATAGTCTATATCGTGACGCTTCTATGTGTGATGGGTCTAAGCAGAAAGCGCGAACACTATGCTGACGCCTACTCCGCCTACATAACTGGTCAGCCAAGGCAGCTGCAAAGTGCTCTGGCTAAAATCACCTATGGACTCTCGCTATCGCCAAAGCCGACAACTAGTGCAAGAACATTTTACATAGGCGATCCGGCTATGGCAAAGCAGGAATGTCAAGGTATAATTAAGCGAAAAGATGCGTACGACCTTGACCGTGATGGCGTCTTAGATGAGAGGGAACTGCAGCTTGCCATGGAGAAAGAAACCAAATCAACGTGGACAACCATCAACAAGTGGTTTTCAACTCATCCTCCAACCTTTAAGAGAATTCTTATGCTGCGAGAAATCGAAGATGAGATGACAACCGGACGCTATTCCAGCAGTCGCATTTACACCAACATCTAA
- a CDS encoding GNAT family N-acetyltransferase, whose product MNIRKYKSSDFSNLARLYKDFFNEMREWQGWEQLKLDEKGAVETAKESLDKNSRIFVAENSGKLVGFARVQFWDGAYFMREVFVARPFRREKVGSKLLARCEDLVRKKGETSIYLTVEPKHSVSLNFLAHNGYDTLNMLELRKDFVHTDFLERQGEVEILGHKLRLLKRKA is encoded by the coding sequence ATGAATATCAGAAAATACAAAAGCAGCGACTTCAGCAATTTAGCCCGCCTCTATAAAGATTTTTTCAACGAGATGAGGGAATGGCAAGGTTGGGAACAACTAAAGCTTGACGAAAAAGGGGCGGTAGAAACCGCAAAAGAAAGCTTAGACAAGAATTCACGGATATTTGTGGCTGAAAATTCTGGAAAGCTCGTTGGGTTTGCGAGGGTCCAGTTTTGGGATGGGGCATATTTTATGCGAGAGGTCTTTGTTGCAAGACCCTTTAGAAGAGAAAAAGTAGGCAGTAAACTGTTAGCGAGATGCGAAGACCTTGTCCGAAAGAAGGGGGAGACATCAATATACTTGACTGTGGAGCCCAAACACTCAGTTTCGCTCAACTTCCTAGCCCACAATGGCTATGACACACTAAACATGTTGGAACTACGCAAAGACTTTGTTCACACCGACTTTCTCGAAAGACAAGGTGAGGTTGAAATTCTTGGACACAAACTACGTCTCCTCAAGAGAAAAGCGTGA